A genomic segment from Fundulus heteroclitus isolate FHET01 chromosome 6, MU-UCD_Fhet_4.1, whole genome shotgun sequence encodes:
- the yes1 gene encoding tyrosine-protein kinase yes — MGCVRSKEVKGPALKYQPDNSNVVPVTAHVGHYGPEPTMMGHSPAMMTQNNTYNSHPAALTPFGGVSSAIAPFGGVSSSFTSVTVNHPFPTALISGGVTFFVALYDYEARTADDLSFRKGDRFQIINNTEGDWWEARSINTGESGYIPSNYVAPADSIQAEEWYFGNLSRRDAERLLLHPGNQRGTFLIRDSETTKGAFSMSLRDWDEMKGDNIKHYKIRKMDSGGYYITTRAQFETLQKLVKHYSEHVDGLCYKLITVCPTVKPQTQGLAKDAWEIPRESLQLEVKLGQGCFGEVWTGTWNGTTKVAIKTLKPGTMSPEAFLEEAQIMKKLRHSKLVPLYAVVSEEPIYIVTEFMEKGSLLDFLKEGDGKHLKLPQLVDMASQIADGMAYIERMNYIHRDLRAANILVTDNLVCKIADFGLARLIEDNEYTARQGAKFPIKWTAPEAALYGRFTIKSDVWSFGILLTELVTKGRVPYPGMVNREVLEQVERGYRMPCPQGCPESLHEMMNQCWKKDPDERPTFEYILSFLEDYFTATEPLYQPGENL, encoded by the exons ATGGGTTGCGTCAGGAGTAAAGAGGTCAAGGGCCCGGCGCTGAAATACCAACCCGACAACTCCAACGTAGTGCCAGTCACCGCTCACGTGGGCCACTATGGGCCAGAACCCACGATGATGGGTCACTCACCAGCCATGATGACGCAGAACAACACCTATAACAGCCACCCCGCTGCCCTCACCCCCTTTGGCGGCGTTTCCTCGGCCATTGCCCCCTTTGGCGGAGTCTCATCCTCATTCACCTCAGTGACTGTGAACCACCCGTTCCCCACCGCTTTGATCTCAG gtGGCGTGACTTTTTTTGTCGCCCTGTATGATTACGAAGCAAGGACGGCAGACGATCTGTCGTTCCGCAAAGGGGATCGCTTTCAGATTATCAACAACAC GGAAGGCGATTGGTGGGAAGCCCGCTCCATCAACACAGGCGAGAGCGGTTACATCCCCAGCAATTACGTGGCCCCGGCCGACTCCATACAGGCTGAAGA GTGGTACTTTGGAAATTTGAGTCGAAGAGATGCTGAGCGTCTTTTATTGCATCCGGGAAATCAGAGGGGCACTTTTTTGATACGAGATAGCGAAACAACAAAAG GGGCCTTCTCAATGTCTTTACGCGACTGGGATGAGATGAAGGGAGACAACATCAAACACTACAAGATACGCAAGATGGACAGCGGTGGTTATTACATTACCACACGAGCGCAGTTCGAGACACTACAGAAGCTGGTGAAACACTACTCAG aacATGTGGACGGTCTGTGCTACAAGCTGATCACCGTGTGCCCCACAGTGAAGCCTCAAACTCAGGGACTTGCTAAAGACGCCTGGGAAATCCCACGAGAGTCCCTCCAACTGGAAGTCAAACTGGGACAGGGCTGCTTCGGGGAAGTCTGGACGG GGACATGGAATGGTACGACTAAAGTAGCAATCAAGACGCTGAAACCAGGAACCATGTCTCCAGAGGCGTTCCTGGAAGAGGCTCAGATCATGAAGAAGCTCAGACACAGTAAACTGGTGCCTCTTTACGCCGTGGTGTCTGAGGAGCCCATTTACATTGTTACTGAGTTCATGGAAAAGG GTAGTTTGCTGGACTTTCTAAAAGAAGGAGATGGCAAACATCTGAAGCTTCCCCAGCTGGTGGACATGGCGTCACAG ATTGCAGACGGGATGGCCTACATTGAGCGGATGAACTACATCCACAGGGACCTAAGAGCTGCCAACATCTTAGTGACGGATAACCTGGTCTGTAAGATCGCCGACTTCGGCTTGGCTCGACTCATCGAGGACAACGAGTACACCGCCCGTCAAG GTGCTAAATTCCCCATCAAGTGGACGGCCCCAGAAGCTGCGCTATACGGTCGCTTCACTATCAAATCAGACGTGTGGTCGTTTGGTATACTACTGACAGAGCTGGTGACAAAGGGCCGAGTTCCATATCCAG GCATGGTGAACCGGGAGGTCCTGGAGCAGGTGGAGCGCGGTTACCGCATGCCCTGCCCCCAGGGCTGCCCCGAGTCGCTCCACGAGATGATGAACCAGTGCTGGAAGAAGGACCCAGACGAAAGGCCCACGTTCGAATACATCCTGTCCTTCCTGGAAGACTACTTCACAGCCACGGAGCCACTATACCAGCCTGGGGAAAACCTTTAG